One stretch of Anolis sagrei isolate rAnoSag1 chromosome 11, rAnoSag1.mat, whole genome shotgun sequence DNA includes these proteins:
- the ZBTB43 gene encoding zinc finger and BTB domain-containing protein 43, which produces MEPGTNSFRVEFPDFSSTILQKLNQQRQQGQLCDVSIVVQGHLFRAHKAVLAASSPYFCDQVLLKNSRRIVLPDVMNPRVFENILLSTYTGRLVMPAPEIVSYLTAASFLQMWHVVDKCTEVLEGNPSVLCQKLNRTSDHQSPSSSNYNGLVESFEQADFHKVQELRDGENEEESSKDELLSQLTEHEYLPSNSSTEHDGLSTGMTSQDGEEGVSDSADYQYTRPLYSKPSIMSHKRWIHVKTERFVQDCEAVEVHGPYDEQQVSESVNTVQADHSVQTSAAEDLRVGEKKVEREYGERANEGSYDEQVDFYGSSMEEFSAERADGTLSLQRQDVAGYGESVDATSGIKEENALSGFSTADKLYPCQCGKSFTHKSQRDRHMGMHLGLRPYGCGVCGKKFKMKHHLVGHMKIHTGIKPYECNICGKRFMWRDSFHRHVTSCTKSYQACKVEQNATEMN; this is translated from the coding sequence ATGGAGCCTGGGACCAATTCTTTCAGAGTGGAGTTCCCCGACTTCTCCAGCACCATCTTGCAGAAGCTCAACCAACAACGCCAACAAGGGCAGCTGTGCGATGTTTCGATTGTTGTCCAGGGCCACCTCTTCAGAGCCCACAAAGCTGTCCTGGCAGCCAGCTCCCCTTACTTCTGCGACCAAGTGCTCCTGAAAAATAGCCGGAGGATCGTTCTGCCTGACGTCATGAACCCCAGAGTGTTTGAGAACATCCTCCTGTCGACCTACACGGGACGGCTGGTCATGCCCGCTCCGGAGATTGTCAGCTACCTCACAGCAGCGAGCTTCCTTCAGATGTGGCACGTCGTCGACAAATGCACGGAGGTTTTGGAAGGGAACCCGTCAGTGCTTTGCCAGAAGCTGAACCGTACCAGCGACCATCAGTCTCCAAGCAGCAGTAACTACAACGGCCTCGTGGAAAGCTTTGAGCAGGCTGACTTTCACAAAGTGCAGGAACTGCGGGATGGGGAGAACGAGGAGGAAAGTTCCAAGGATGAGCTGTTATCTCAACTAACAGAACATGAGTATCTTCCGAGCAATTCTTCAACGGAGCATGATGGGCTGAGCACAGGAATGACCAGCCAGGATGGGGAAGAAGGAGTGAGCGATAGTGCGGATTATCAATACACGAGGCCACTTTACAGCAAGCCGAGCATCATGTCTCACAAGCGGTGGATCCACGTCAAAACGGAGAGGTTTGTCCAGGACTGTGAAGCTGTGGAAGTGCATGGCCCTTACGATGAACAGCAGGTATCTGAGTCTGTAAACACTGTCCAGGCTGACCACAGTGTCCAGACCTCCGCTGCCGAAGATCTCCGCGTCGGCGAGAAAAAGGTGGAAAGGGAGTATGGTGAGCGAGCCAACGAAGGCAGTTACGACGAGcaagtggatttctatggctcCTCCATGGAAGAGTTTTCTGCGGAGAGGGCTGATGGGACTTTAAGCCTCCAGAGACAGGATGTGGCTGGTTATGGGGAAAGCGTAGATGCGACATCTGGGATCAAAGAGGAAAATGCCCTCTCTGGGTTTTCTACAGCTGACAAGCTTTACCCGTGCCAATGTGGGAAAAGCTTTACTCATAAGAGCCAGAGGGACCGCCACATGGGTATGCACCTCGGGCTCCGGCCGTACGGCTGTGGCGTATGCGGTAAGAAATTCAAAATGAAGCACCACCTCGTCGGGCACATGAAAATCCACACGGGCATCAAGCCTTACGAGTGCAACATTTGTGGGAAGCGGTTCATGTGGAGGGACAGTTTCCACCGGCACGTCACGTCTTGTACAAAGTCATACCAAGCTTGTAAAGTGGAGCAAAATGCTACTGAGATGAACTAa